A genomic window from Nocardioides rotundus includes:
- a CDS encoding M3 family metallopeptidase yields the protein MLGYPHHAAYVAEDGCAGSTPAVDELLARLAPGVMENAQREAESLAARFAEIAPGETFEAWDWHYVEEIVRAEQLTVDQSLLRSYLEFDRVLHDGVFAAATALYGITFREREDLVGYTGDARVFGVLDADGSTLGAVVIDPFTRPTKQGGAWMTSLVDQSTLLDRAPVVTNTCNFPAPAPGQPSLLSWDNVITLFHEFGHDLHGLLSDVRYPSRSGTSVPRDFVEFPSQVNEIWAWEPELIARYARHHETGEPMPREWIEALQAGRHFGEGQATLELLAAMLLDQAWHQAPADRLPGDPDDVEGFEQRALEAAGVAHPLVPPRYRSAYFQHIFGGGYSAAYYSYLWSELMDADTVAWFRERGMLDREAGERFRRRLLGPGGSVDAMETYRDFRGSEPDPRHLLERVGVS from the coding sequence CTGCTCGGCTACCCGCACCACGCGGCGTACGTCGCCGAGGACGGCTGCGCCGGATCGACCCCGGCGGTCGACGAGCTGCTCGCCCGGCTGGCCCCCGGGGTGATGGAGAACGCGCAGCGCGAGGCCGAGTCGCTCGCGGCCCGGTTCGCCGAGATCGCGCCGGGGGAGACGTTCGAGGCCTGGGACTGGCACTACGTCGAGGAGATCGTGCGGGCCGAGCAGCTCACGGTCGATCAGTCGCTGCTGCGGTCCTACCTGGAGTTCGACCGGGTCCTGCACGACGGCGTCTTCGCCGCCGCGACCGCGCTCTACGGCATCACCTTCCGGGAGCGCGAGGACCTCGTCGGATACACCGGCGACGCGCGGGTCTTCGGGGTGCTCGACGCCGACGGCAGCACCCTCGGCGCGGTCGTCATCGACCCCTTCACCCGTCCCACCAAGCAGGGCGGCGCCTGGATGACGTCGCTGGTCGACCAGTCCACGCTGCTCGATCGCGCGCCCGTCGTCACGAACACCTGCAACTTCCCGGCGCCGGCGCCCGGGCAGCCGAGCCTGCTCTCCTGGGACAACGTGATCACCCTGTTCCACGAGTTCGGCCACGACCTGCACGGCCTGCTGTCCGACGTGCGCTACCCGTCCCGGTCCGGTACGTCGGTCCCGCGCGACTTCGTCGAGTTCCCCAGCCAGGTCAACGAGATCTGGGCGTGGGAGCCCGAGCTGATCGCCCGCTACGCCCGGCACCACGAGACCGGCGAGCCGATGCCGCGGGAGTGGATCGAGGCGCTGCAGGCCGGCCGGCACTTCGGGGAGGGCCAGGCCACCCTGGAGCTGCTGGCGGCCATGCTGCTCGACCAGGCCTGGCACCAGGCACCCGCCGACCGGCTCCCCGGCGACCCGGACGACGTCGAGGGCTTCGAGCAGCGGGCGCTCGAGGCGGCGGGTGTGGCGCACCCGCTCGTGCCGCCCCGCTACCGCTCGGCGTACTTCCAGCACATCTTCGGCGGCGGCTACTCCGCCGCCTACTACTCCTACCTGTGGTCGGAGCTGATGGACGCCGACACCGTGGCCTGGTTCCGTGAGCGGGGGATGCTCGACCGGGAGGCGGGGGAGCGGTTCCGCCGCCGGCTGCTCGGGCCGGGCGGGTCCGTGGACGCGATGGAGACCTACCGGGACTTCCGTGGCTCCGAACCGGACCCGCGGCACCTGCTGGAGCGGGTCGGGGTCTCCTGA